DNA sequence from the Oligoflexus sp. genome:
TACGGTCTGACCATGACCTCGGGCGTCTTCGGCGCGACCTTCTTCCTCCTGGTGGGCAGCCACGGTCTGCACGCGGCCTCGGGTGTGTTGGCTATGATGATAGTTTACCGACTGATGAGTCGGGGAAGGATCAACAGTGATCATTTCAAAGCACTCCAGATTTTCTGGTTTTTCATCGTCCTTATCTGGCCTCTTTTCTATGGTCTCGTCTATTTCTGATCGGCTTCTCCTGCTGGCGTTTTGTGTTCTGACTCTGAAGGCCCCGGATGTCCTGGCCTGTGCAAGCTGCACAGGGGCAACGCCGGAACCTGTGCGGCAGGCTTACAATTACTCGACGGCCTGGCTGTCGTTTATTCCGCTGATCTTCATGGGATCGGTGATTTATTTCTTTATTCGAGCCGTCAAACGTGGAAACGCAGAAGAACAACAGTAAGTCCTGGCCCATTTCCGTCTTCGCCGTTGTGGTGCTGATCGGATCCTATTTTGCCATCCAGCGCTGGTTCAGTGATCTGGATGACAAGCTGGTCGAGTACGAGCGTTTTGAAATCGCTCCTGCCTTCGAGCTGCCCCTGCAGAAGCTGGTGAAGCCTGATTCGCTGGCCGGGAAAAAGAACGTGACGCTGGCTGACCTGAAGGGCCAAACGGTCCTTCTGCATTTCTGGGCCAGCTGGTGCGCGCCGTGTCGCGAAGAAAAACCGATCCTGGCGGAGCTTGTCAAGAAGCATCAGGACGGGTCGATGATCGTGATCGGTGTGTCGAGCTATGAAACCGAGGCCGCGCTGCGCGGTTCGGGAATGCTGGAGGATACGCCGTTCACCGTGCTTTTGGACGAGGAAGGCACGACGGCTGTCACGTATAAAGTCCGCGCCATTCCCCAAAGTGTCCTGATTGATGGGGAAGGACGTGTGCGCTACCGGGTCAAGGGTCAGCTGAATGAGCAGGAAATTGCCGCCCTGGATGATATGCTGAAGACCATGCGAACCGAAAAGAAAGCGTCGACGGCTGACCTGCACCCGCAAAGCAAGACCTCGACGGCAGCCGCCACCCTTTAGGAAGGACAGCCCTATGCTGCGTCAAATCCTGGGTTCGCTCCTGACCTTCGTTGGCATCATGGGGACCTTTGTCTTCTGGTACGAAGTCATTCCTTTGGCTCCCCACTTCGCTGAGTGGGATCGTAATCCCGAAAATGTTCTGATCATGCTGGCCATCTGGGCCCTGGTCGGTGGATTCAGCTGCCTTTTCATGTCGCGGCACATTGCCAACTGGGCCATGCGCGTGGACCTTCTGCCCCTGGATCAGGTCGATGCGGATGTCGCGCGCGCTGAGGCAGTTTTGAAAAAGACGGTGACGCGACTGAAGCTCGCGCGTGCGCCTCAGCTCGGGATTTACGAGCAGCCGGAAATCAATGCGTATATCGCAGGATTTAGCCTGAAAAATAGCACTTTGGTGCTCTCGCGCGGAGCGGTTCAGAACCTGAACGAGGACGAGCTGGAAATTCTGATGGGCCGCGAACTCCTGCACTTTAAAAGTGGCGACCTCATCGG
Encoded proteins:
- a CDS encoding TlpA disulfide reductase family protein, whose protein sequence is METQKNNSKSWPISVFAVVVLIGSYFAIQRWFSDLDDKLVEYERFEIAPAFELPLQKLVKPDSLAGKKNVTLADLKGQTVLLHFWASWCAPCREEKPILAELVKKHQDGSMIVIGVSSYETEAALRGSGMLEDTPFTVLLDEEGTTAVTYKVRAIPQSVLIDGEGRVRYRVKGQLNEQEIAALDDMLKTMRTEKKASTADLHPQSKTSTAAATL
- a CDS encoding M48 family metalloprotease, with protein sequence MLRQILGSLLTFVGIMGTFVFWYEVIPLAPHFAEWDRNPENVLIMLAIWALVGGFSCLFMSRHIANWAMRVDLLPLDQVDADVARAEAVLKKTVTRLKLARAPQLGIYEQPEINAYIAGFSLKNSTLVLSRGAVQNLNEDELEILMGRELLHFKSGDLIGLAFMEGMIFAFTLYVARMLAFLMGTSLRQTEEEATSSDFAELFVTGGLILILTLPGAIVFWWFSRASALRADQRVAAVFGSAPYRALLARLPGGQPPRREIFSDAFKLQSRRYPAFLSWMTLQPDVSLRTKRLPV